The following proteins are co-located in the Deinococcus metallilatus genome:
- a CDS encoding malate dehydrogenase yields the protein MTTNQPTKQPVRVAVTGAAGQIGYSLLFRIAAGDMLGKDQPVILQLLEITPALKALQGVVMELRDCAFPLLADVITSDDPLVAFKDADYALLVGAMPRKAGMERGDLLGANGGIFKPQGEALNKVASRDVKVLVVGNPANTNALIAQQNAPDLDPKQFTAMVRLDLNRAISQLAEKTGQPVTAIKNVIIWGNHSSTQYPDLSHATVNGQPALDLVDREWYEKEYIPTVAKRGAAIIEARGASSAASAASAAIDHVRDWALGTPEGEWVSMGIPSDGSYGIPEGLIYGFPVRTRNGQYEIVQGLDINDFSRQKMDATAKELEEERDEVRKLGLVK from the coding sequence ATGACGACGAATCAACCCACCAAGCAACCCGTCCGCGTGGCCGTGACTGGCGCCGCCGGGCAGATCGGCTACAGCCTGCTGTTCCGCATCGCGGCGGGCGACATGCTGGGCAAGGACCAGCCCGTGATCCTGCAACTGCTGGAGATCACGCCCGCCCTCAAGGCCCTCCAGGGCGTCGTGATGGAGCTGCGCGACTGCGCCTTCCCGCTGCTGGCGGACGTCATCACCTCGGATGACCCGTTGGTGGCCTTCAAGGACGCGGACTATGCCCTGCTCGTCGGCGCGATGCCGCGCAAGGCCGGGATGGAGCGCGGCGACCTGCTGGGCGCGAACGGCGGCATCTTCAAGCCGCAGGGCGAGGCGCTGAACAAGGTGGCGAGCCGGGACGTGAAGGTGCTGGTCGTCGGCAACCCCGCCAACACCAATGCCCTGATCGCGCAGCAGAACGCGCCCGACCTCGACCCCAAGCAGTTCACCGCGATGGTCCGCCTCGACCTCAACCGCGCCATCTCGCAGCTCGCGGAAAAGACCGGCCAGCCGGTGACCGCCATCAAGAACGTGATCATCTGGGGCAACCACTCCTCCACCCAGTACCCCGACCTCTCGCACGCGACGGTGAACGGCCAGCCCGCCCTCGATCTGGTGGACCGCGAGTGGTACGAGAAGGAGTACATCCCCACCGTCGCCAAGCGCGGCGCGGCCATCATCGAGGCGCGCGGGGCCAGCAGCGCCGCTTCCGCCGCGTCGGCGGCCATCGACCACGTGCGCGACTGGGCGCTGGGCACCCCTGAGGGCGAGTGGGTCAGCATGGGCATCCCCAGCGACGGCTCCTACGGCATCCCCGAGGGCCTGATCTACGGCTTCCCCGTCCGCACCAGGAACGGCCAGTACGAGATCGTCCAGGGCCTCGACATCAACGACTTCAGCCGTCAGAAGATGGACGCCACTGCGAAGGAGCTGGAAGAGGAGCGCGACGAGGTCCGCAAGCTCGGCCTGGTGAAGTAA
- a CDS encoding enoyl-CoA hydratase/isomerase family protein codes for MTPEDLTAPGAYPGLHLTLNEDGILEIVIRSEKTLNSVNAGAHRALTYIWRDIDATEGIRCVLIRGEGRAFSSGGDFTLIEEMAGDFTALARVWREARDLVYNVINCGKPIVSAIHGPCVGAGLAVALLADVSVAAKSARILDGHVRLGVAAGDHAAIIWPLLCGLNKAKYHLLTGEPVSGEEAERIGLVSLCVPDDELLDRAWQVARRLASGSPTAVRWTKYALNNWLRAMGPTFDASLALEFLGFTGPDVKEGLSSLREKREPKFAEDAPI; via the coding sequence ATGACCCCAGAAGACCTGACCGCGCCGGGCGCGTACCCCGGCCTGCACCTCACCCTCAACGAAGACGGCATCCTCGAAATCGTCATCCGCAGCGAGAAGACGCTGAACAGCGTGAACGCGGGGGCGCACCGGGCACTGACGTACATCTGGCGCGACATCGACGCCACTGAAGGCATCCGCTGCGTGCTGATCCGCGGCGAGGGGCGGGCCTTCTCTTCTGGGGGAGATTTCACGCTGATCGAGGAGATGGCGGGGGACTTCACCGCCCTGGCCCGCGTGTGGCGTGAGGCCCGCGACCTCGTCTACAACGTCATCAACTGCGGCAAGCCCATCGTGAGCGCCATTCACGGCCCCTGTGTCGGTGCGGGTCTGGCCGTCGCGCTGCTGGCCGACGTGAGTGTGGCGGCGAAAAGTGCGCGGATTCTGGACGGCCATGTGCGGCTGGGTGTAGCTGCCGGAGATCACGCGGCGATCATCTGGCCCCTGCTGTGCGGTCTCAACAAGGCCAAGTACCATCTCCTGACCGGCGAACCCGTCAGCGGCGAGGAAGCCGAACGCATCGGCCTGGTGAGCCTCTGCGTCCCCGACGACGAGTTGCTGGACCGTGCCTGGCAGGTCGCCCGCCGCCTCGCCAGCGGCAGCCCCACCGCCGTCCGCTGGACCAAGTACGCCCTCAACAACTGGCTGCGCGCGATGGGACCGACCTTCGACGCGAGCCTCGCCCTGGAATTCCTGGGCTTCACCGGGCCGGATGTGAAGGAGGGGTTGAGCAGCCTGCGCGAGAAGCGGGAGCCGAAGTTCGCGGAGGACGCACCTATATGA
- a CDS encoding NAD-dependent malic enzyme, translated as MPEVPRVSRYYDVKRDPDGHRYLDVNVTGFSLLHIPLLNKSTGFTPEERRALGIEGLIPPHHSTLEEQKRRTYLRYLQQATDLDKHEFLRALQDRNEVLFYALFADHLEEMLPILYTPTVGEAVRVFSHIYRYPRGFAVSTENIDRVDELLENVPLNDVRMIVATDSSAILGIGDQGFGGMAISIGKLSLYTAAGGVGPDKTLPVELDVGTDRQDLIDDPLYLGVHHKRLTGAEYDEFLDRFVEATVARYPKAIIQWEDFARGTAFRVLERYRKVVPSFNDDIQGTGAMALAGLISASRLKGERLTDQTFVVVGAGAGGIGVAMAIRQGLMREGLGYAEANARVFVVDRYGLLMHGQPGLEDHQLSFARSPEDVAGWTCEGEWPTLHETVTQSGATALLGLTGVPGLFRQPTIEAMLAHTPRPIVFPLSNPTSNVEAQPADLLRWTDGAAIIATGSPFADIEYGGQMYPVGQGNNAFIFPGLGFGAVISRAREITDGMVMEAAQTLADETAQYGHRVYPPISAIRELSLKVAVRVARRAITEGVCAERRVRNLTDDELETFVRGRQWVPKYLPLRKAAGARD; from the coding sequence ATGCCCGAAGTTCCCCGCGTCTCCCGCTACTACGACGTGAAGCGTGATCCTGACGGTCACCGTTACCTGGACGTGAACGTGACCGGCTTCTCGCTGCTGCACATCCCCCTGCTGAACAAGTCCACCGGCTTTACCCCCGAGGAACGCCGCGCGCTGGGAATCGAGGGCCTGATCCCACCCCACCACAGCACGCTGGAGGAGCAGAAGCGGCGCACCTACCTGCGGTACCTTCAGCAGGCCACCGACCTCGACAAGCATGAATTTCTGCGTGCCCTGCAAGACCGCAACGAAGTGCTGTTCTACGCGCTCTTCGCGGACCACCTCGAAGAGATGCTGCCCATCCTCTACACGCCCACGGTGGGCGAGGCGGTGCGGGTCTTTTCCCACATCTACCGCTACCCGCGCGGTTTCGCGGTCAGCACCGAGAACATCGACCGCGTGGACGAGCTGCTGGAAAACGTGCCCCTCAACGACGTGCGGATGATCGTGGCGACCGACTCCAGCGCGATTCTGGGGATTGGCGACCAGGGCTTCGGGGGGATGGCGATCTCCATCGGCAAACTCAGCCTCTACACGGCGGCGGGCGGCGTCGGCCCCGACAAGACCCTGCCGGTCGAACTGGACGTGGGTACCGACCGCCAGGATTTGATCGACGATCCCCTTTACCTGGGCGTCCACCACAAGCGGCTGACGGGCGCCGAGTACGACGAGTTTCTGGACCGCTTCGTGGAGGCGACCGTCGCCCGTTATCCCAAGGCGATCATCCAGTGGGAGGACTTCGCGCGCGGGACGGCTTTCCGCGTGCTGGAGCGGTATAGGAAGGTGGTCCCCAGCTTCAACGACGACATCCAGGGCACCGGGGCGATGGCGCTGGCCGGACTGATCAGCGCCAGCCGCCTGAAAGGTGAACGCCTGACCGACCAGACCTTCGTGGTGGTCGGCGCCGGGGCGGGCGGCATCGGTGTGGCGATGGCGATCCGTCAGGGCCTGATGCGCGAGGGGCTGGGCTACGCCGAGGCGAACGCCCGCGTCTTCGTCGTGGATCGTTACGGCCTCTTGATGCACGGGCAGCCCGGCCTGGAAGACCACCAACTTTCCTTTGCCCGCTCCCCCGAGGACGTGGCGGGCTGGACCTGTGAGGGCGAGTGGCCCACGCTGCATGAGACGGTCACGCAGAGCGGCGCCACCGCCCTCCTCGGCCTGACCGGCGTGCCGGGCCTGTTCCGCCAGCCGACCATCGAGGCGATGCTGGCGCACACCCCGCGTCCCATCGTGTTCCCCCTCTCCAACCCCACCAGCAACGTCGAGGCGCAACCCGCCGACCTCCTGCGCTGGACGGACGGCGCGGCGATCATCGCCACCGGCAGTCCCTTTGCCGACATCGAATATGGCGGCCAGATGTACCCGGTCGGGCAGGGCAACAACGCCTTTATCTTCCCCGGTCTGGGCTTCGGCGCCGTGATCAGCCGCGCCCGCGAGATCACCGACGGCATGGTGATGGAGGCTGCCCAGACCCTGGCCGACGAAACCGCGCAGTACGGCCACAGGGTCTACCCGCCCATCAGCGCGATCCGCGAACTCAGCCTCAAGGTCGCCGTGCGTGTGGCTCGCCGGGCCATCACGGAAGGGGTGTGCGCCGAGCGCCGCGTCCGCAACCTCACCGA
- a CDS encoding acyl-CoA thioesterase produces MSEPATPSRPSTPDQHSTPAPRSRARMLELVFPKDTNYLGTAFGGFVLSLMDKAASVAAVRHARGAVVTARMDGVDFRLPIRVGDAVALDAHVVKVGRSSMQVRVDVFRENMASGEQQLATTGFFVFVAVDEDGKPCPVPPLVEGEGNAEADDRP; encoded by the coding sequence ATGTCCGAACCTGCCACCCCCTCCCGGCCCAGCACCCCTGACCAGCACAGCACCCCCGCCCCGCGCAGCCGCGCCCGGATGCTGGAACTGGTGTTCCCCAAGGACACCAACTATCTCGGCACGGCCTTCGGCGGCTTCGTGCTGTCGCTGATGGACAAGGCGGCCAGCGTCGCGGCGGTGCGGCATGCCCGCGGCGCGGTCGTGACGGCCCGGATGGACGGCGTGGATTTCCGCCTGCCCATCCGGGTCGGGGACGCGGTGGCCCTCGACGCGCATGTGGTCAAGGTGGGCCGCTCCTCCATGCAGGTGCGGGTGGACGTGTTCCGCGAGAACATGGCGTCGGGCGAACAGCAGCTCGCCACCACCGGCTTTTTCGTGTTCGTCGCCGTGGACGAGGACGGCAAGCCCTGCCCGGTGCCGCCCCTCGTGGAAGGTGAGGGCAACGCGGAGGCCGACGACCGGCCCTGA
- a CDS encoding branched-chain amino acid ABC transporter permease has protein sequence MTLFLQQLFNALALGGVYALVALGLTLVYGVMRVPNFAHGGLYMLGAYFTYAVLTGLGVPYVVALLLAAVAVALLAALLERVVFYPLRNAPHVHAMIAAIGVLFFLEAAVQLIWGPDFKQIAEPVPGILNLGGVIITWQRLLVIAASLLVMLGLNYFLKRTLTGATIEAMSQNREGARLVGVNVNRVGMLTFAISGALAAVAAALIAPIISVAPSMGEVMNLKVFAIIILGGMGSVPGAIVGAFLLALAEVFGGFYINLDFADVIGFAVLVLVLAIRPEGLFRRGT, from the coding sequence TTGACCCTCTTCCTGCAACAACTCTTCAACGCCCTCGCCCTGGGCGGCGTGTACGCGCTGGTGGCGCTGGGGCTGACCCTGGTGTACGGCGTGATGCGCGTGCCCAACTTCGCGCACGGCGGCCTGTACATGCTGGGCGCGTACTTCACCTACGCGGTCCTGACAGGGCTGGGCGTGCCCTACGTGGTGGCGCTGCTGCTCGCGGCGGTGGCGGTGGCCCTGCTGGCCGCGCTGCTGGAGCGGGTGGTGTTCTACCCGCTGCGGAACGCGCCGCACGTCCACGCCATGATCGCGGCCATCGGCGTGCTGTTCTTTCTGGAGGCCGCCGTGCAGCTCATCTGGGGACCGGACTTCAAGCAGATCGCGGAGCCGGTCCCGGGCATCCTGAACCTGGGCGGCGTGATCATCACCTGGCAGCGGCTGCTGGTGATCGCCGCGTCCCTGCTGGTGATGCTGGGCCTGAATTACTTCCTGAAACGCACCCTGACCGGCGCCACCATCGAGGCGATGAGCCAGAACCGCGAGGGCGCGCGGCTGGTGGGCGTGAACGTGAACCGGGTCGGGATGCTGACCTTCGCGATCTCGGGGGCGCTCGCCGCCGTCGCCGCCGCCCTGATCGCGCCGATCATCTCGGTGGCCCCCTCAATGGGCGAGGTGATGAACCTCAAGGTCTTCGCCATCATCATTCTGGGCGGCATGGGGAGCGTGCCGGGGGCGATTGTGGGCGCCTTTCTGCTGGCGCTGGCGGAGGTCTTCGGGGGCTTTTACATCAACCTGGACTTCGCGGACGTGATCGGCTTCGCGGTGCTGGTGCTGGTGCTGGCGATCCGGCCCGAAGGACTCTTCCGGAGGGGGACATGA
- a CDS encoding thioesterase family protein has protein sequence MRPIPAGFTQTLSVTVTAEMTVQFGELGAVHPVYATYWMARHFEEAGRKIILPFLEDGEGGIGTDVQVTHAASALPGMTVTVTATFDRMEGRRIVCLLRAVSDLGDEIGSGTTGQMVLPQAKIDANFEKLRARWQERQGQGA, from the coding sequence ATGCGTCCCATCCCGGCAGGCTTCACCCAGACCCTCAGCGTCACGGTCACCGCTGAGATGACCGTGCAGTTCGGCGAACTCGGCGCGGTGCATCCTGTCTACGCGACCTACTGGATGGCGCGGCACTTCGAGGAAGCGGGCCGCAAGATCATCCTCCCCTTTCTGGAGGACGGTGAGGGCGGCATCGGGACAGACGTGCAGGTCACGCACGCGGCCTCGGCCCTCCCCGGCATGACCGTCACCGTGACCGCCACCTTCGACCGGATGGAGGGCCGCCGCATCGTCTGCCTTCTCCGCGCCGTCTCCGACCTGGGCGACGAGATCGGCTCCGGCACGACCGGCCAGATGGTGCTCCCCCAGGCCAAGATCGACGCCAACTTCGAGAAGCTGCGGGCGCGCTGGCAGGAGCGGCAGGGGCAAGGCGCGTGA
- a CDS encoding ABC transporter substrate-binding protein, whose translation MKRRTLVSLALTLAAGSALADKVVNIGYSGPLSGGAAFYGKDVQSGIDMAIGEINQAGGVNVNGEKVTFKLVALDDRYLPNETATNVKRLTSQGIDVIFVPHAGGILTVQPLATRDPNFLLVAYSSEPKILEAKSPLTFMLPPRYDNYIAPFVSTQMKAFGKKLGLVGTTTAYGKQWTDAITDEWKKQGGTVGSNNGVDYNTTVDFSSAVTKALAEKPDVLFVGGPSQPTALVIKAAREQGFKGGFIVMDQAKFEQMTNIPQSYLDGSVGVLPTVQYPGSQAFVAKYQRLYKKIPTSEAALNYVGMQAVARAMALAGTTTDPVAIRAKLGQAVTSLPKSVGIYAVKGVTPAGHLDADVVAASVQGGKYTRLRLPNMK comes from the coding sequence ATGAAAAGGCGCACCCTCGTTTCTCTCGCCCTCACCCTCGCGGCTGGTTCGGCCCTGGCGGACAAGGTCGTGAACATCGGCTACAGCGGTCCCCTCTCGGGCGGCGCGGCCTTTTACGGCAAGGATGTCCAGAGCGGCATCGACATGGCCATCGGTGAGATCAACCAGGCGGGCGGCGTGAACGTGAACGGCGAGAAGGTCACCTTCAAGCTGGTCGCGCTCGATGACCGCTACCTGCCCAACGAGACGGCCACCAACGTCAAGCGCCTGACCTCCCAGGGGATTGACGTAATCTTCGTGCCGCACGCGGGCGGCATCCTGACCGTGCAGCCGCTCGCGACCCGCGACCCCAACTTCCTGCTGGTGGCCTACTCCAGCGAGCCGAAGATTCTGGAGGCCAAAAGCCCCCTGACCTTCATGCTGCCGCCGCGCTACGACAACTACATCGCGCCCTTTGTCAGCACGCAGATGAAGGCCTTCGGCAAGAAGCTGGGGCTGGTGGGCACCACCACCGCCTACGGCAAGCAGTGGACCGACGCGATCACCGACGAGTGGAAAAAGCAGGGCGGCACGGTCGGCAGCAACAACGGCGTGGACTACAACACCACCGTGGACTTCTCCAGCGCCGTGACCAAGGCCCTGGCCGAGAAGCCCGACGTGCTGTTCGTGGGCGGTCCCTCGCAGCCCACCGCGCTGGTGATCAAGGCGGCGCGCGAGCAGGGCTTCAAGGGCGGCTTCATCGTGATGGACCAGGCCAAGTTCGAGCAGATGACCAACATCCCGCAGAGCTACCTGGACGGCTCGGTCGGCGTGCTGCCCACCGTGCAGTACCCCGGCTCCCAGGCCTTCGTCGCCAAGTACCAGCGCCTCTACAAGAAGATTCCCACCAGCGAGGCGGCCCTGAACTACGTGGGGATGCAGGCGGTCGCGCGGGCGATGGCGCTGGCGGGCACCACCACCGACCCGGTCGCCATCCGCGCCAAGCTGGGCCAGGCCGTCACCTCCCTGCCGAAGTCCGTCGGCATCTACGCGGTGAAGGGCGTGACGCCCGCCGGGCACCTCGACGCCGATGTGGTGGCCGCGAGTGTCCAGGGCGGGAAATACACGCGCCTGCGCCTGCCGAACATGAAGTAA
- a CDS encoding glycosyltransferase family 4 protein yields the protein MRIGIVTATYLPSRNGVATSTALYARGLRERGHEVRIFAPRHPQEPAHEEGVYRLNSSFAGARALGAPADYPVMLAPGPLLTSRLPLRDLDVLHTMHPFLAGRLALTWSRLSGAPVVFTAHTQYDQYLHYAPMPRRVGRAMLRPHVAAFARRVDTVLAPGRAMVEMLRRYGFGGEVKLFPNPVDLAAFQQASGQAFRAEYGVPQDAPLAMYLGRLAPEKNLEVLLRAFAQAQASRPDLRLLVVGDGPSREEAQAGAPEGVTFTGPVPYARVPEALAAADAFLTASTSEVLPMSMIEALAAGAPLVAARSPAALDLVQEGLNGTVTDAAPEALAAGLLEVLAPARLPILQAGARASAAQYDLPTRAAALEEVYARTVTRGRTRSRFSR from the coding sequence GTGCGTATCGGGATCGTCACCGCCACCTACCTGCCGTCCCGCAACGGCGTCGCCACCAGCACGGCCCTGTACGCGCGCGGCCTGCGCGAGCGGGGCCACGAGGTCCGCATCTTCGCGCCGCGCCACCCCCAGGAACCCGCGCACGAGGAAGGCGTGTACCGCCTCAACAGCTCCTTCGCGGGCGCGCGGGCGCTGGGTGCCCCGGCAGACTACCCGGTGATGCTGGCGCCGGGGCCGCTCCTCACCTCGCGGCTGCCGCTGCGCGACCTGGACGTACTGCACACCATGCACCCCTTCCTGGCGGGCAGGCTGGCCCTGACATGGTCGCGGCTCTCGGGCGCCCCGGTGGTCTTTACCGCCCACACCCAGTACGACCAGTACCTGCACTACGCGCCGATGCCCCGGCGGGTGGGCCGCGCCATGCTGCGCCCCCATGTGGCAGCCTTCGCGCGGCGGGTGGACACCGTGCTCGCTCCGGGCCGCGCGATGGTGGAGATGCTGCGCCGGTACGGCTTCGGGGGAGAGGTGAAGCTGTTCCCGAATCCGGTCGATCTGGCCGCCTTCCAGCAGGCCAGCGGCCAGGCTTTTCGCGCCGAGTACGGCGTGCCGCAGGACGCCCCGCTCGCCATGTACCTGGGCCGCCTGGCGCCGGAGAAGAATCTGGAGGTGCTGCTGCGGGCTTTCGCCCAGGCGCAGGCCTCCCGCCCGGACCTGCGCCTGCTGGTGGTCGGCGACGGTCCCAGCCGCGAGGAGGCGCAGGCGGGGGCCCCCGAGGGCGTGACCTTCACCGGCCCGGTGCCCTACGCCCGCGTGCCCGAAGCGCTGGCTGCCGCCGACGCCTTTCTTACCGCCAGCACCAGCGAGGTGCTGCCCATGAGCATGATCGAGGCGCTGGCCGCCGGTGCCCCCCTGGTCGCCGCCCGCAGTCCCGCCGCCCTCGATCTGGTGCAGGAGGGCCTGAACGGCACGGTGACGGACGCTGCCCCCGAAGCACTGGCCGCCGGACTGCTGGAGGTGCTGGCCCCCGCACGCCTGCCCATCCTGCAAGCCGGGGCGCGGGCGAGTGCGGCCCAGTACGATCTCCCGACCCGCGCCGCCGCCCTGGAGGAGGTCTACGCCCGGACGGTGACGCGGGGGCGGACGCGCAGCCGGTTTTCCCGCTAA
- a CDS encoding DinB family protein, which yields MISSPDPRRFPIGPIQELPTRDAAALATVAARMEDAAREWREVLTGLDAEALARTYRPGAWTVQQLAHHAADAHLHGLNRLRYALTTEGYVIQPFDQEAWLALPDAALPVDAALDLLDAANARWAELLRGVNPEQFARRVTHPQEGEQDLWRLLAKHDWHLRHHLGHVRLALENGTS from the coding sequence ATGATCTCCAGCCCCGACCCCCGGCGCTTTCCCATCGGCCCGATTCAGGAGTTGCCCACGCGGGACGCGGCGGCGCTGGCAACCGTCGCGGCACGGATGGAGGACGCGGCGCGCGAGTGGCGTGAGGTGCTCACGGGGCTGGACGCCGAGGCACTCGCCCGCACCTACCGCCCCGGCGCCTGGACGGTGCAGCAACTCGCGCACCACGCGGCGGACGCGCATCTGCACGGCCTCAACCGCCTGCGGTACGCCCTGACGACCGAGGGGTACGTGATTCAGCCCTTCGATCAGGAAGCGTGGCTGGCCCTGCCCGATGCGGCCCTGCCGGTGGACGCGGCGCTTGATCTGCTGGACGCCGCCAATGCTCGCTGGGCCGAGCTGCTGCGTGGCGTCAACCCGGAACAGTTCGCCCGCCGCGTCACCCATCCCCAGGAGGGCGAGCAGGACCTCTGGCGGCTGCTGGCCAAGCACGACTGGCACCTGCGGCATCACCTGGGGCACGTGCGGCTGGCGCTGGAGAACGGCACGAGTTAA
- the hisA gene encoding 1-(5-phosphoribosyl)-5-[(5-phosphoribosylamino)methylideneamino]imidazole-4-carboxamide isomerase yields the protein MTGPRPPALPLIIPCVDIQSGRAVRLYEGDPDRETVYFESPLAAARHWAALGAGLVHLVDLDAATGRGENRAVIGQITADLGVPVEVGGGIRDREAAETLLQAGVLRVVIGTAAVKTPELVRDLIAAHGPERVVVSLDARGLEVATHGWAEGSGVSVAELTPVLAGAGLETLIFTDVTRDGTLKGLDRDLMRQVRQLWTNTLIVGGGVATLDDVRLLAEEGIQGAIVGRAIYEGTLAYPVTAL from the coding sequence ATGACCGGCCCGCGCCCCCCCGCCCTTCCCCTGATCATTCCCTGCGTGGACATCCAGTCGGGCCGCGCCGTGCGCCTCTACGAGGGGGACCCCGACCGCGAGACAGTGTACTTCGAGTCGCCGCTGGCCGCCGCGCGGCACTGGGCGGCCCTGGGCGCGGGGCTGGTGCATCTGGTGGACCTGGACGCCGCCACCGGACGCGGCGAGAACCGCGCCGTTATCGGGCAGATCACCGCCGACCTGGGGGTGCCGGTCGAGGTGGGCGGGGGCATCCGCGACCGCGAGGCGGCGGAGACGCTCCTGCAAGCCGGTGTGCTGCGCGTGGTGATCGGCACCGCCGCGGTGAAGACTCCGGAACTCGTGCGCGACCTGATCGCCGCCCACGGTCCCGAGCGGGTGGTGGTGAGCCTGGACGCACGCGGCCTGGAGGTCGCCACCCACGGCTGGGCCGAGGGAAGCGGCGTCAGCGTCGCGGAACTCACGCCGGTCCTGGCCGGGGCGGGCCTCGAAACCCTGATCTTCACCGACGTGACCCGCGACGGCACCTTGAAGGGTCTGGACCGCGACCTGATGCGGCAGGTCCGCCAGCTCTGGACCAACACCCTGATCGTCGGGGGCGGCGTCGCCACGCTGGACGACGTGCGCCTGCTGGCCGAGGAAGGGATTCAGGGCGCCATCGTGGGCCGCGCGATCTACGAGGGGACGCTGGCCTATCCGGTCACGGCCCTCTGA
- a CDS encoding YihY/virulence factor BrkB family protein, translating into MKFSDLFPLIREAALAFGQDKAPRLAAAIAYYAMFSLAPLLLFAVAIAGFFLTNETVLNDLFGPGSLLVQNLGENTADFLRGLIKPEALQKGSVITTVIAFVTLFLGATGLFVQLQDALSSMWGADPPPPGGFVKVVETRVVSFLLILGIGVILLAFLVLNTYLSAIAQDLGNRIGAGAFFVRAGTLLLSILLLTPVFALIYKFLPAVKLQWREVWVGSAVTAVLFTVGQLALGFYLGRFAPGGIFAGAASLVAILVWIYYSAMIFFFGAEVTWVYSQKYGTHAGGAANVAKKEAVAAQGADINPAPSHQEREALRNTKPGEPVQDARGRVLAVPRLPGFLRRKARPRAPSPSGAPLPGVGAALWNLVTALFAVPAVIVLRLVGLTGRQKKR; encoded by the coding sequence ATGAAGTTCTCGGACCTGTTCCCCCTGATCCGGGAGGCGGCGCTGGCCTTCGGGCAGGACAAGGCTCCCCGGCTGGCGGCGGCCATCGCCTACTACGCCATGTTCAGCCTGGCGCCGCTGCTGCTGTTCGCGGTCGCCATCGCGGGCTTTTTTCTGACCAATGAGACGGTGCTCAACGATCTGTTCGGTCCCGGCAGCCTGCTCGTGCAGAACCTGGGAGAGAACACCGCCGACTTTCTGAGAGGTCTGATCAAGCCCGAAGCTCTGCAAAAAGGCTCGGTGATCACCACCGTGATCGCCTTTGTCACGCTCTTTCTGGGCGCCACCGGCCTCTTCGTGCAGCTTCAGGACGCCCTCAGCAGCATGTGGGGCGCGGACCCGCCGCCGCCGGGAGGCTTCGTGAAGGTCGTGGAGACGCGGGTCGTGTCGTTCCTGCTGATCCTGGGGATCGGGGTGATCCTGCTGGCCTTTCTGGTGCTGAACACCTACCTCTCGGCCATCGCCCAGGACCTGGGCAACCGGATCGGCGCGGGGGCCTTTTTCGTGCGGGCCGGGACCCTGCTGCTGAGTATCCTGCTGCTGACGCCCGTCTTTGCCCTGATCTACAAGTTCCTGCCCGCCGTCAAACTCCAGTGGCGCGAGGTGTGGGTGGGCAGCGCCGTGACCGCCGTGCTGTTCACGGTCGGGCAACTCGCCCTGGGCTTCTACCTGGGCCGCTTCGCGCCCGGGGGCATCTTCGCGGGGGCCGCGTCCCTGGTGGCGATCCTGGTGTGGATCTACTACAGCGCGATGATCTTCTTCTTCGGCGCGGAAGTGACCTGGGTGTACTCGCAGAAGTACGGCACCCATGCCGGAGGGGCCGCGAACGTCGCCAAGAAGGAAGCGGTCGCCGCCCAGGGTGCGGATATCAACCCCGCGCCCAGCCATCAGGAGCGGGAAGCCCTGCGGAACACCAAGCCCGGTGAGCCGGTGCAGGACGCGCGGGGCCGGGTCCTGGCGGTGCCCCGCCTGCCCGGTTTCCTCCGCCGGAAGGCCCGGCCCAGGGCCCCTTCCCCTTCCGGCGCCCCGCTGCCCGGTGTGGGGGCCGCCCTCTGGAACCTCGTGACCGCCCTCTTTGCCGTACCCGCCGTGATCGTGCTGCGGCTGGTGGGGCTGACGGGCCGACAGAAAAAACGCTGA